The genomic segment GGCGTCATGACCAGGATGCCCTTGGTGTGCATGAGCATCGTGGCCTCGGCGTTCCAGTACGGCTGGGCGCCCACGTTGATGCCCGCCACCACGATGTTGATCTCACCACCGGCCTGGGTGAACTCGACGATCCGCTTGAGCGCGGCCGCCACCCAGTCCATGTTCTCGGTGCCGGACTCCATCGAGATCTTCGCGCCGGCCGAGAGGGCGTACCACTCCAGCGGCACCCGTAGCCGGTCGGCCAGGTCGAGGGCGGCGATCACGCGGCGGCACTCGGGCTCGGACAGCGCGCCCAGCGCCTTGGTCGGGTCGCCCAGCAGCACGACCCGGGTGATGCCCTCCGGGTGCCGCTCGCTGCGGCTGGTCACGACCCCGGCCACCAGGGCGGCCGTGTTGCGCCCCTTGGGCCGGTCGACCTGCACCAGCGCGTGCGACTCGTCGAGGTCGTACTCCTGGAACTCGCCGAGCAGCGACGTCAGCTCGTACGGGTAGACGGTGTTGCGGGCCGCGGCGCGCAGCACCTTGAGGCGGTAGTTGTCGAGCGGCTCGACCGGCTCGTCCGAGGGTTCGCCGACCGTCAGCACCGGAGCGCCGGTCGCGTCGTTGGAGATGCGCACGGCGACCTTGGCCAGCGTGCCCGAGGCCGGGTCGCGGTAACGGCCGATGAAGAGGATTTCCTCGAGGCCCGCGCCCGCGCTCGTCGGCAGAATGCGCCGGGCGATCATCCCCATCTCCTCGCGGGTGATGGAGATCTCCGGCCACACGTAGATGACGATGCGGTTGGTGCTGAACCTCTTGTCGGACGGCCGCTGCGCCTGGGCCCGGCGGATCGAGTCGAGGCAGGTCGCGATCGTGTCCTCCGCCGTGGGCAGCGACACCAGCCGGCCGTCGTGCTCGCGCAGCTCGGTCAGGTCACGCACCTGGGCGAACGCGATGAGCCGGTCGTCGCCCGGGTTGTCGCGCGCGACCCCGCGGAACAGGTAGACCTCCTCGTCGGAGGACGGCAGGCGGGTCAGGTCGAACTTGCGCAGCCGTTCCAGCTGCATGCGCTGCGCGATGTACGGGTGCAGGCCGCGGATCAGCCGTTCCTCGGTCATGCCGGTGCTCGACGGACGCCATGTGAAGTGGTGGTGCATCACCGCGCCGCCGCGGCCGGCGACCGTGGTGGTGAGCCGGCGCACCGGCGCGGGCACCGGGTGCGCGCTGACGACCTCGTGCAGGGCGGCGGCCATCGCGTCGGAGTCGGCCGGCTGGCCCTCCCACGACAGGTAGATGTCGGCGTCGATCGCCGCGTCCCCGGCCAGCGCGGCCAGATCGTCGAGGGCGGCGCCCAGGCCGTCGAACGGCACGGCGGCCGAGACGATCCACGAGCCGGCCCGCTCGGCCACGACGAACTTGTCCGACGTCCGCAGGCCGGTCAGGCCCTTGTTGCCGTAGTAGCGGCGGGTCAGCACCTCCAGCATGACCGAGTTGTCGAGGTTGTCGCGCACGAGGCGCTGGCCGAGCAGGCGCACCAGCGGTTCGGTGCTGCGGACCATCTCGGCGATGCGCTCGCCGCGGTCGGGCGACTGCGGCTGGGCGTCGAGGTGGCGCAGGTGCTTGCGGATGCCGGTGTAGACGCGGGCCCGGTTGCGCAGCAGCAGCGGCTGGCCGAACCAGCCGAACACGACGCCGCGGGCCAGGTCGGCCAGGGCCGGATACCGCACCTGGGTGGCCGCGATCAGCCGCTCGAGGGCCAGACCGGCCGGCTCACGCAGTGTGTCGTCCGGCGGGGAGGCCGTCAGCCAGGCACGCAGCAGGGTGGCGATGACCGCGGCGTCGCCCGACGCGCGCTGCTGGGCCAGGAAGATGCGGAAGACCGCGGCCTCCAGCTCCGGTGTGCGCTCCAGGTCGTTGACGCCGTAGTGGCCGAGCGCTTTGGACAGCCGGGCCTGGAACGACTCGGGCAGCCCGGCCCGCTCGACGTCGAGGCTCTGCAGGTAGGTGTGGAAGAACTCGCGCGCGCTGTGCACGTGGGTGTCGCCGGGGCCGTCGTCGCCCGCGGAGCGGTTGCGGCTGAGCTCGGCCAGGTCGGCGAAGACCTCGATCAGCTCGACCTCGCCGGCCAGCGGGCGGCGGGGCTCGGCCGCGGCGGCGGTCAGGTAGTCGGCCAGCACCCGGCGCTCGTCGAGCGGGTCGACGTCGAACCCGAGCAGCAGGCTGCGCAGGTCTTCCTGGCCCCGGACGACGCGCCGGCCGGCCGGTACTTCGGCCGTGCCCGCGGGCAGGTCGATCTCGACGTCACCGGCGGCGGCGTCCTGCTCGGCCTCGGCGTCACCGATCGGCTCCAGGCGCAGCAGCGCGGCCCCCGAGTCAACCTTGGCCCCGACGGTGACCAGCACCTCCTTCACGCGCGCCTTGAACGGCGCCCGCAGCACGGCCTCCATCTTCATGGCCTCGAGCACGAGCACCGGCGCGCCCGACTCGACCTCGGCACCGACCTCGAGCGGGGTGGCGATGACCAGGGCCGGCATCGGGGAGCGGAGCACGCCGCCCTCGTCGCGGCTGATCCGGTGGGTGATGCCGTCCACCTCGACCAGGTGGATCGCGCCGTGGGCGCCGGTGAGCAGCCGATGGCGCTCGCCGTTGACCGTGATCCGGCCGGTGTGCTTGTCGAAACGCTCGAGTTCGACGTCGGCCGTGCGCACCTCGTGACCGGCCTCGATGCCGACACGGAACCGGCGGGCGCCGATCCGGGCGACCCGGACGCGGTAGGTGGCGCCGCGCAGCTTCAGGTCGAGGGGCGTGCCGCTCTCGTGGCGCACCTGGGGACGGCCGCCGAACGCGGTCGACAACAGCCGCTGCTGCTCGGTGCGCTCCTCCTCCTCGTACGCTTCGATCGCGGCCGCGGCCAGCGCGACGGCGGAGTGCTTGTGCGAGACGAGCCGGCCCTGCTCGCGGACGCGGTCGATCCAGCCCGTGTCGGCCGAGCCGTCGATCACCTCGGGCTGGTCGAGCAGGTCGAGCACGAAGCTCTTGTTGGTCGCCCCGCCCTCGATGACGACGGTCGTGTCAGCCATCGCCCGGCGCAGGCGGCCCAGGGCCTCGTCGCGATCCTTGCCGTACGCGATGACCTTGGCGATCATCGAGTCGAAGTCGCCGGGGATCGTGTCGCCCTCGCTCACGCCGGTGTCGACGCGGATGCCGGGGCCGGCAGGCAGGTCGAGCCGGGCGATGCGGCCGGGCGACGGGGCGAAGTCGCGGTCAGGATCTTCCGCGTTGAGCCGGGCCTCGACGGCGTGGCCGCGCTCGCGGGGCGGCTCGCCGGTCAGCCGGTTGCCCGAAGCGACGTGCAGCTGGGCCTTGACCAGGTCGAACCCGGTGGTCGACTCGGTGATCGGGTGCTCAACCTGCAGGCGGGTGTTGACCTCGAGGAAGGCCAGCAGGTCGTCGCCCGGGTGGTAGAGGAACTCGACAGTCGCCGCGCCGCGGTAGCCCACCGCGACGGCCAGGCGCTCGGCCGACTGCTTGAGCTCGAGGGCCCGCTCGGGCGGCAGCACCGGCGACGCCGACTCCTCGATGACCTTCTGGTTGCGACGCTGCACCGAGCAGTCACGCACGCCCAGCGCCCACGCCGTGCCCTGGCCGTCGGCGATCACCTGGACCTCGACGTGGCGGGCTCCGGTGACCAGGCGCTCCAGGAAGACGATGCCGCTGCCGAACGCGCGGGCGGCCTCCTGGCTGGTGCGCTCATAGGCGTCGACCAGCTGGTCGGGGTCGCGCACGACGCGGATGCCCCGGCCGCCACCGCCCGCGGTCGCCTTGAGCATGAGCGGGTAGCCGATGTTGCCGGCGGCGGCCAGCGCGGCCTCGAGCGTCTCGACCGGGCCGCGGCTCCACGGCGCCACCGGGACGCCGACCTCCTCGGCGATCAGCTTCGCGCCGATCTTGTCGCCGAGCTTGCGCATGGCGTCGGGGCTGGGGCCGATGAACGTGATGCCGATGCGCTCGCACAGCTCGGCGAACGCCGGGTCCTCGGCGACGAAGCCCCAGCCGACCCACGCGGCGTCGGCGCCGGAGTCGATCAGCGCCCGCTCGAGGGTCTTGAGGTCGAGGTAGGGCCGGGCCGCGGCGGGACCCAGGTCGTACGCGATGTCGGCTTCCCGCACGAATGTCGAGCCTCGATCCACGTCGGTGAACAGCGCCACCGTCTCGATCGGGGTCGCGGTCTCCGCGGCCAGCTCACGGACGGCGTGGATGAGCCGCATGGCGGCCTCACCACGGTTGACGATGGCAATGCGACTGAACACCGGAAAGAGCCCCTACCTCACCTCGGAAAAGCTTCGTCAGGAGACTACAGGTGACGCGAAGTGAGGGACACGACCTTCGGCCGGGGGTTCCTGCTAGCAGGAATGTGTGCGGCGCGAATACCTGGAAACCTGGACGGTGTGACCCTCCGCTGCCTGCTCGTCGACGACAACGACCACTTCCTCGCCGCCGCGCGCGACTTGCTGGAGCGCGAAGGGGTGGAGGTCGCGGGCACGGCTTCCGACATCGCGGGGGCGCTCGGCCGGGCCGGCGACCTGACCCCGGACGTGGCGCTGGTCGACGTCAACCTGGGCTCGGAGAGTGGTTTCGAGCTGGCCCGGCGCCTCTCCCCCACCCCTGTGATCATGATCTCCACCCACGCCGGCGAGGACTACGCCGATTTGGTCGAGGAGAGCCCAGCCCTCGGATTCCTCTCGAAGCTGGATCTTTCGGGCGCCGCGGTGCGGCTGCTCCTCAGCGGGCCTCCAGAAAAGTGAGCACGGCCAGCACCCGGCGGTGGTGATCGTCGGTCTCGGGCAGCTTGAGCTTGGCCAGTACGGCGCGCACGTGCTTCTCCACCGTGCCCTCGGTGATCCACAGTCGGCGGGCGATGCCGGAGTTGGACTGCCCCTCGGCCATCTGCGCCAGCACCTCGCGCTCGCGGGTGCTCAGCACGGCCAGCGGGTCGTCGCGACGCCGGGCCGTGACCAGCTCGGAGACCAGACCGGGGTCGATCACCGAGCCACCGGCGGCGATCCGCTCCACCGCGCTCAGGAACTCCTGCACGTCGGTGATCCGGCTCTTGAGCAGGTAACCGATGCTGCGCCCGCCGGCCAGCAGCTCCATGGCCTGATCGACGTCCGCGTACGCCGAGAGGACGAGCACGCCGGTGCCGGGCAGTTCGGCCCGGATCTCGCGGGCGGCCTGCAGGCCCTCGGTGGTGTGGGTCGGCGGCATGCGCACGTCGGCCACGACGAGGTCCGGCTTCGTCGCCCGGGCCAGCTTCAGCAGTTCGGCGGCGTCACCGGCCTGCCCGAGCACCTCCAGCCCCTCCCGCGCGAGCAGGCTGGCGATGCCCTCGCGCAGCAGAACGTCGTCCTCGGCCACAACCACCCTGAGCCCCGTCATGGCGGAATTATGCGGCTACCGGCTAGCCGGTAGCGAAGGGTGGTGGTGGCCTCGATGTGCGAAGCGAGCAGTTTCACGAGGCTGTGAGCATGTGTACGCACACTCCCGAATGCCCGCCGATCGACCAGCCGGGCTGGGACACCGCAGCGTTGCTTGTCCACCACGAGGACCTGGGCTGGAGCATGTTGTGCAACGGCGCGATCGTGCTCGGTGCGGTCGTGAAGCCGGAGCCGGTGCCCACGGTGACGGTCACCGAGATGCCCGTGCGCACCAACCACACCCGTACGCGCACCCGCGCTCACGCCCGCCGCGCCACCGACACGCGCCGCCGCAAGCCGCACACCCAGCAGCCCCTCGCCGCCTGACCGCACACCATGGTCATCCCATTGCGCGAAGCTGCCCACCTCTACCGCGCACTACGCTCGTCTCGCTCACCGCCCCTTGCGCCAAGCTGCCCATCCCCACCACGCCATGCGCGAACCTGCCCGTACCCGCCCTGCAACCCATGTGCACGTTCGCGTTTGCCGGGTGCGCGTTTCGCTCGCACGGTCGGTCAGGAGCGTTCCGCGTACGCGATCCGGCTGGCCTCGATCGCGGGCACGTTCTCGATCGCCCAGCCGGCCAGCGCGAGCGCGGGCGGGATCAGGCTCCGGCCCATCGGCGTGAGCTCATATTCCACCCGCGGCGGCACCTCGGCGTGGACCGTCCGCGAGATGAGCCCGTCCCGCTCGAGGTTGCGCAGGGTCAGAGTGAGCATTCGTTGCGAGATGCCCGGGATCTGATGCTGCAGGTCGGTGAAGCGAACCCGGCTGCGGTCGAGCGTAGCCACGACCAGAAGCGTCCATTTGTTGCAGATCTGGTCGAGAATCGCGCGCAACGTCTTGCCGCCGTCGCCGCGGATCATGCACGTGTGCCCGTACTCCGACACGGCACCTCCCTGTGCCTCAGGCACACCCTTGTGCCTTTTGTAAGCCTCGCGAAAGTACCTCATGATGTGGCTACTTACCATCAGTAACCATAGGGGCTCACCATGGAAATCGCGTACTGGGTCGTCGGCGGGCTGCTGGCGCTCTTCTACGTCTACTCGGGCGGCATCAAGGCGCTGCGCAGCCGCGAGCAGTTGCTGCCGATGATGGGGTGGATCGACAAGACCCCCATGCCCCTCGTACGCGTCATCGGGGTGCTCGAGGTGCTGGGCGCGCTCGGTCTGATCCTGCCCCCGCTGACCGGCGTCGCCCCCGCGCTGGCCCTGGCCGCCGCGATCGGCCTGGTCCTCGTGCAGGTCGGCGGCATCGTCGTGCACGTCTCGCGCGGCGAGACCCGGGTGATCGGCCTCAACATCGCGCTCCTCGTGCTCGCCGCCGTCACCGCCTGGCTGGCCACCGTCTGGCTGTAGCTCGTTCCCCTCGTTACAGGGGAATCCGGCACGTCACGGTCGTCCCGGCGCCGGCCGGGCTGCTCACGTCGAAGGACCCGCCGAGGGCCTCGATCCGGTCCTTGAGCCCGAGCAGCCCGGTGCCGCCCGAGAAGTTCGCCCCGCCCGCGCCGTCGTCGTGCACCCGGATCCGCAGACTGCCGTTCTGCACGCGCGCCCAGACGTCGACCACTTCGGCCCCGGCGTGCTTGACCGCATTGGTCAGCACCTCGGAGACGACGTAATAGGCGCCGACCTCGACGGGTTGGGGCAGCCTGTGCTCCAGCTCCACGTCCACCTCGACGGGCAGCGGCGACCGGCGGGCCAGCGCCCGCAGAGCCGGCCGCAGCCCGTTGTCGGACAGCACAGCCGGGTGGATGCCCCGGGACAATTCGCGCAGCTCTTCGATGACCGTCATGAGGTCACCGCCGATCTCGGCCACTTCCTCGCTCTTCTCGCCGTCGTGCGCGGCCGTGCGCAGCCGCAGGGCGAGCGCGACCAGGCGTTGCTGCGCGCCGTCGTGCAGGTCACGCTCGATGCGGCGGCGGGCCTCGTCCGCGGCCGCCACGATCCGTGCGCGGGAACTGATCAGTTCCGCACGACTTTGCGCGTCGGCGACAGCAGTCGCCACCAGCTCGGTGTAGTCGCTCGTGCGCGTCTCGGTGTCGCCGGGCAGCCCGCCGACGGCCGACCCGACCGCGAACATTCCCCACAACCGCCCGTTGACGACGATCGGAACCCCGACCGCGGTGGCGTCGAGCCGGGATGCGTGCGCGGTCTCGCGGACGCGGGCGATCAGGCCCGGCGGGACGGCGGCCGTGTTCGAGCCGTCACAGGCCAGCTCGGTGGCCGAGCCGTCCAGCTCGTACCGGATGAGCGCCGCCGTGTCGCTGCCCAGATGACGCCGGACCTCCCTCGTGGCCGCCTCGAACACCCGCTGCGGCGCTTCCCCCTGTGCGATGAGCAGGGCCAGACGGCGCAGCGAGGCCTGCACCTCGGCCATGTCACCGCGCGCCCGTTCCGCCTCGACCGCCCGCCGGCTGGTCTCCGTGGTCACCGCGCCGACGATCACGGCCATGCCGAGGAACGTGCCCAGGAGCGTGAACGCCGCCTCGTTGAGGTCACGGAAGGGCGGCAGGAAGAACCAGTCGTACGCGAGGATGGCGGCAGTGCCCACGGGCAGCGCGAACAGGATGCCCGCCGCGCGCGCGACGAGCAGCACGACGGCCAGCACCACGAGCGCGAACGGGATCGCGTGGATGTGGCCGACTGCGAATTCCCCCACCGCCCGCGCGATCACGAACGAGACGACCCCGGCGACCGCCGACAGCCCGATCTGGACCGGAAAGGGAATCCGCACGCCCCGAGGCTGCCACCGCGCCGTCCCCGGGCACAACGCCCGGGGACGCTCAGTTGACGATGATCACGTCTCGTCGGTCTTCTCGTTGACGACGACCACCTCGACGCCTGTGCGCCGGATGGCCTCGAGCTCCACCGGGTCGGCGCTCGCGTCGGTCACCAGGCGCGCGATGCCGTTGATCGGGCAGATGCCGGCCAGGCAGGTCTTGCCGATCTTGGAGCCGTCCGCCACCACGATCACCGTACGGGCCCGCTTGATCATCGTGGCGTTGGTGTTCGCCTCGATCTCGTCGTGGGTCGTGAGGCCGCCCCGGGCGTTGAGGCCGTCGACGCCGACCACCGCGATGTCGAAATTGAGCCCGTGCAGCGCCTGGTCGGCGATCGGGCCGACCAGTTCGTAGGACTGGGTACGGGAGACCCCGCCCGTCATGATCAGCTTCAACCGCGGGCGCAGGGCGAGCTCGTGGGCGATGTTGAGCGCGTTGGTCACCACGGTGAGATCGACCCGGTCGGCGAGCAGGCGGGCCAGCAGGTGCGTGGTCGTCCCGCCGGTCAGGCCGAGCGACAGCGGGCCGTGCGGGAGCATCGCCGCGACCGCCCGGGCGATGATCGCCTTCTCCTCCCGGTGCTGACCGCCCCGATAGCGCACCGGCAGCTCGTACGCGACGTCGATGGCGACCGCCCCGCCGTGGGTGCGCGCCAGCAGCCGCTGGTCCTCCAGCACCTGCAGATCGCGCCGGATGGTCGCGGGCGACACCTGGAACTTGCCGGCAAGCTCCCCGACGTCGACCGAGTCACCGGCGGCGAGGTGATCGACGATGGCCGACATGCGGTCGGCGCGGCGGAGAGACATTCGCTTCCCCCGGTAGGGCGGATTGATCAAACGCGCAATCAAAATAGTTCGTTTATTGTCGATTGGCCAGCCGGTCTTGTGCGTATGTGATCGCCGCCGAACAATCCGCTCATGACCGTGATCACGTTTCTGGGGGCCGGCAGCGTCGTCTTCACCCGCGAGCTGCTGGCCGACATCCTGTCCTTCCCCGAGCTCCACGACGTCACCCTGGCCCTGCACGACATCGACCCCGAGCGACTCGGCACCGCCGAACTGATCGCCCGCCGTACGGCCGAGCAACTCGGCGTCTCCCCCGAGATCACCACTCACCTCGACCGCCGGGCCGCCCTCGGCGGCGCCGACTTCGTGATCAACGCGATCCAGGTCGGGATGTACCCGGCGACGGTCAAGGACTTCGAGATCCCGGCGAAGTACGGGCTTCGACAGACGATCGCGGACACGCTTGGCGTAGGCGGTATCTTTCGCGCGCTGCGCACGTTTCCAGTACTTGACGGCATTGCGGCCGACATGCTTGAGCAGTGCCCACAGGCGTGGTTGCTGAACTACACCAACCCGATGGCCATGAACGTCGCGTACCTGGCGGCGATCGCGCCGGGACTTCGGGTGGCCGGACTTTGTCACTCGGTTTTTTGGACCGTTCATGATCTGGCAGAGCT from the Paractinoplanes abujensis genome contains:
- a CDS encoding response regulator; translation: MTLRCLLVDDNDHFLAAARDLLEREGVEVAGTASDIAGALGRAGDLTPDVALVDVNLGSESGFELARRLSPTPVIMISTHAGEDYADLVEESPALGFLSKLDLSGAAVRLLLSGPPEK
- a CDS encoding winged helix-turn-helix transcriptional regulator — its product is MSEYGHTCMIRGDGGKTLRAILDQICNKWTLLVVATLDRSRVRFTDLQHQIPGISQRMLTLTLRNLERDGLISRTVHAEVPPRVEYELTPMGRSLIPPALALAGWAIENVPAIEASRIAYAERS
- a CDS encoding ATP-binding protein yields the protein MRIPFPVQIGLSAVAGVVSFVIARAVGEFAVGHIHAIPFALVVLAVVLLVARAAGILFALPVGTAAILAYDWFFLPPFRDLNEAAFTLLGTFLGMAVIVGAVTTETSRRAVEAERARGDMAEVQASLRRLALLIAQGEAPQRVFEAATREVRRHLGSDTAALIRYELDGSATELACDGSNTAAVPPGLIARVRETAHASRLDATAVGVPIVVNGRLWGMFAVGSAVGGLPGDTETRTSDYTELVATAVADAQSRAELISSRARIVAAADEARRRIERDLHDGAQQRLVALALRLRTAAHDGEKSEEVAEIGGDLMTVIEELRELSRGIHPAVLSDNGLRPALRALARRSPLPVEVDVELEHRLPQPVEVGAYYVVSEVLTNAVKHAGAEVVDVWARVQNGSLRIRVHDDGAGGANFSGGTGLLGLKDRIEALGGSFDVSSPAGAGTTVTCRIPL
- a CDS encoding DeoR/GlpR family DNA-binding transcription regulator, which translates into the protein MSLRRADRMSAIVDHLAAGDSVDVGELAGKFQVSPATIRRDLQVLEDQRLLARTHGGAVAIDVAYELPVRYRGGQHREEKAIIARAVAAMLPHGPLSLGLTGGTTTHLLARLLADRVDLTVVTNALNIAHELALRPRLKLIMTGGVSRTQSYELVGPIADQALHGLNFDIAVVGVDGLNARGGLTTHDEIEANTNATMIKRARTVIVVADGSKIGKTCLAGICPINGIARLVTDASADPVELEAIRRTGVEVVVVNEKTDET
- a CDS encoding DoxX family protein, with amino-acid sequence MEIAYWVVGGLLALFYVYSGGIKALRSREQLLPMMGWIDKTPMPLVRVIGVLEVLGALGLILPPLTGVAPALALAAAIGLVLVQVGGIVVHVSRGETRVIGLNIALLVLAAVTAWLATVWL
- a CDS encoding response regulator transcription factor, with the translated sequence MTGLRVVVAEDDVLLREGIASLLAREGLEVLGQAGDAAELLKLARATKPDLVVADVRMPPTHTTEGLQAAREIRAELPGTGVLVLSAYADVDQAMELLAGGRSIGYLLKSRITDVQEFLSAVERIAAGGSVIDPGLVSELVTARRRDDPLAVLSTREREVLAQMAEGQSNSGIARRLWITEGTVEKHVRAVLAKLKLPETDDHHRRVLAVLTFLEAR
- a CDS encoding ATP-binding protein, encoding MFSRIAIVNRGEAAMRLIHAVRELAAETATPIETVALFTDVDRGSTFVREADIAYDLGPAAARPYLDLKTLERALIDSGADAAWVGWGFVAEDPAFAELCERIGITFIGPSPDAMRKLGDKIGAKLIAEEVGVPVAPWSRGPVETLEAALAAAGNIGYPLMLKATAGGGGRGIRVVRDPDQLVDAYERTSQEAARAFGSGIVFLERLVTGARHVEVQVIADGQGTAWALGVRDCSVQRRNQKVIEESASPVLPPERALELKQSAERLAVAVGYRGAATVEFLYHPGDDLLAFLEVNTRLQVEHPITESTTGFDLVKAQLHVASGNRLTGEPPRERGHAVEARLNAEDPDRDFAPSPGRIARLDLPAGPGIRVDTGVSEGDTIPGDFDSMIAKVIAYGKDRDEALGRLRRAMADTTVVIEGGATNKSFVLDLLDQPEVIDGSADTGWIDRVREQGRLVSHKHSAVALAAAAIEAYEEEERTEQQRLLSTAFGGRPQVRHESGTPLDLKLRGATYRVRVARIGARRFRVGIEAGHEVRTADVELERFDKHTGRITVNGERHRLLTGAHGAIHLVEVDGITHRISRDEGGVLRSPMPALVIATPLEVGAEVESGAPVLVLEAMKMEAVLRAPFKARVKEVLVTVGAKVDSGAALLRLEPIGDAEAEQDAAAGDVEIDLPAGTAEVPAGRRVVRGQEDLRSLLLGFDVDPLDERRVLADYLTAAAAEPRRPLAGEVELIEVFADLAELSRNRSAGDDGPGDTHVHSAREFFHTYLQSLDVERAGLPESFQARLSKALGHYGVNDLERTPELEAAVFRIFLAQQRASGDAAVIATLLRAWLTASPPDDTLREPAGLALERLIAATQVRYPALADLARGVVFGWFGQPLLLRNRARVYTGIRKHLRHLDAQPQSPDRGERIAEMVRSTEPLVRLLGQRLVRDNLDNSVMLEVLTRRYYGNKGLTGLRTSDKFVVAERAGSWIVSAAVPFDGLGAALDDLAALAGDAAIDADIYLSWEGQPADSDAMAAALHEVVSAHPVPAPVRRLTTTVAGRGGAVMHHHFTWRPSSTGMTEERLIRGLHPYIAQRMQLERLRKFDLTRLPSSDEEVYLFRGVARDNPGDDRLIAFAQVRDLTELREHDGRLVSLPTAEDTIATCLDSIRRAQAQRPSDKRFSTNRIVIYVWPEISITREEMGMIARRILPTSAGAGLEEILFIGRYRDPASGTLAKVAVRISNDATGAPVLTVGEPSDEPVEPLDNYRLKVLRAAARNTVYPYELTSLLGEFQEYDLDESHALVQVDRPKGRNTAALVAGVVTSRSERHPEGITRVVLLGDPTKALGALSEPECRRVIAALDLADRLRVPLEWYALSAGAKISMESGTENMDWVAAALKRIVEFTQAGGEINIVVAGINVGAQPYWNAEATMLMHTKGILVMTPDSAMVLTGKQSLDFSGGVSAEDNFGIGGYDRVMGPNGQAQYWAPTLAAARDVLMAHYDHTYIVPGEAFPRRATTTDPVTRDISPFPHTVAGSDFATVGEIFSAAHNPDRKKAFDIRTVMRALSDQDHPVLERWAGMADADTAVVQDVHLGGIPVCLLGIESRSVPRRGFPPTDGPDTYTAGTLFPRSSKKAARAINVASGNRPLVVLANLSGFDGSPESMRKLQLEYGAEIGRAIVNFRGPIVFTVISRYHGGAFVVFSKMLNPNMTVLALEGSFASVLGGAPAAAVVFTGDVNRRTAADPRVKAAEERLAAASGADRGALAAELEELRNSVRTEKLGEVAAEFDRVHSIERAVEVGSVDAVIKAAEMRPRIIEAIDAALRRQQR
- a CDS encoding DUF5999 family protein translates to MCTHTPECPPIDQPGWDTAALLVHHEDLGWSMLCNGAIVLGAVVKPEPVPTVTVTEMPVRTNHTRTRTRAHARRATDTRRRKPHTQQPLAA